GCCAAGTACCGCGTGAGCGACGAAGGGATAAAGCATTCTTCATGGTTGTCTCCACCGGTGTCGAGAACGTCCTCGCCCAGGGCGCGGCCTGCCCCGAAGGTTGCGGCGGCGTGCTCGTTCCCGAGGAGGGCTGCCTCAAGTGCTATACCTGCGGCTACAGCAAATGTGGGTAGGAAGCCCACGTTAGATTGACTGGGACGGATTCAACAGGATACAAGGGTTTCCATCTGTATCCGTCCCTTTCCACCGCATCTTTCTTTACATAAAGGCGTCTCTCAACTAGCTCTTGCCTTAAACAATGCAGGACAGTTTTTATGGCCGAACGAAAATTCGAGTAGACTAGAACTATGCGCATAGAACAACTAACCATCAAGAAATTCCGTGTCTTTAGGGACGTTACATTAGAAAATATTCCGAGGATGTCCGTCTTTGTTGGAGCTAACGGTACAGGAAAGAGCACACTTTTTGATGTGTTTGGCTTCTTACGCGATGCGCTGACACATAATGTAAGACAAGCATTAGCTCGACGAGGCAACTACCGCGAAGTAATAAGCAGAGGCACAGACGGTCCAATTGAAATTGAGCTCAAATTCCGTGCAAAACCTGATGATCCACTTGTCACCTACGCAGTCAGCATAGGATTGAAGGACGGTTCTCCGATTGTTCAACGGGAGGTTCTGAAGTACCGTCGAGGACAGACAGGACGACCTTGGCACTTCCTTGATTTTCAAAATGGTGAGGGGGTGGCAATTACCAATGAAGAGGAATACGAAAAACCCGGAGCAGAAGAACAACGCGAGCATCAAAAACTTGACTCGCCGGATATTCTAGCTATTAAAGGTTTGGGGCAATTTCAGCGCTTTCGAGTAGTTAGTGATTTTCGCAGACTTATCGAAAATTGGCATGTATCGGATTTTCATATATCTGATGCGCGTCCAAGCCAAGAAGCAGGTTACGCCGAACACCTGTCCTCACGTGGTGATAATCTGGCACTGGTTGCACAATACATGTTCGAAGATCATCGGGATGTGTTTGATAAAGTCCTTAAAAAGATAGCTCAGCGCGTTCCCGGCGTAGAAAAAGTGGAGGCTACAGAAACAGAGGATGGCCGAATCGTCCTCCGCTTTCAAGACGGCTCCTTTAAGGATCCTTTTATCGCACGATATGTCAGCGATGGAACCATAAAAATGTTTGCTTATCTGATTTTACTGCATGACCCTAGTCCACACCCGTTGCTATGTATTGAAGAACCCGAGAATCAACTCTACCCGGAACTTTTACAGGAGTTGGCTGAAGAGTTTCGTGATTACGCCCGACGTGGTGGCCAGGTATTTGTATCGACCCACTCTCCAGACTTTTTAAATGGTATCAACCTAAACGAAGTCTTTTGGTTACAAAAGAAAGAGGGATTCACAGTTATTGAGCGAACTAAGAATGACGAACTGCTCCGCAATTTAGTGGCGGAAGGCGATTCTCTTGGTACGCTTTGGCGACAAGGGTTATTCGAAGGGGCTTATCCATAACCCACATAAACTACCTACCGTCTCCAGAGCTTGTATTCATGACTGAAGAGCGCTCCATGAAAGAAGTTCTTGAAATCGTACTACCTAAACTTATTCCAGAATCGATTCCCTATCGCATCATTCCGCATGAGGGCAAAAGT
The sequence above is a segment of the Deinococcota bacterium genome. Coding sequences within it:
- a CDS encoding AAA family ATPase → MRIEQLTIKKFRVFRDVTLENIPRMSVFVGANGTGKSTLFDVFGFLRDALTHNVRQALARRGNYREVISRGTDGPIEIELKFRAKPDDPLVTYAVSIGLKDGSPIVQREVLKYRRGQTGRPWHFLDFQNGEGVAITNEEEYEKPGAEEQREHQKLDSPDILAIKGLGQFQRFRVVSDFRRLIENWHVSDFHISDARPSQEAGYAEHLSSRGDNLALVAQYMFEDHRDVFDKVLKKIAQRVPGVEKVEATETEDGRIVLRFQDGSFKDPFIARYVSDGTIKMFAYLILLHDPSPHPLLCIEEPENQLYPELLQELAEEFRDYARRGGQVFVSTHSPDFLNGINLNEVFWLQKKEGFTVIERTKNDELLRNLVAEGDSLGTLWRQGLFEGAYP